The Cloacibacterium caeni region TGGCGTCGTTTTTGGTAAAAGGTGCAACAACAGAAAAAACGCTTTTCGTTTTCGATGAACCGAGTACAGGATTGCATTTTCATGATATTAATAAACTTTTGAAATCGCTTCAGGCTTTAATTGGTTTAGGACATTCTGTGATTGTCATTGAACATCAGCCAGATATTATTAAGTCTGCAGATTACATCATTGACATCGGTCCAGATGCTGGAAAACACGGTGGAGAAGTAGTTTTTGCAGGAACTCCAGAAGATTTGGCACAAGATAAATTCTCTAGAACAGCGAAATTTGTTGCTGAAAAATTATAATTGAATGCCTATTCTTCCTTCCGAATATCAACCTAAAAAAAATCTTCAGAAATGGAGATTTTTCTACGATTTACAGTGCTTTATTTAGAAAAGTTACTGGTATAACTCAACAAAGAGAAAGACTAGAACTTTCTGATGGCGATTTTCTGGATTTAGATTGGAGTTTTGCCAAAGAAAAAACTGACCGTTGTGTTATCTTATTTCATGGTTTAGAAGGCAGCGCACAGAGACATTATATGTTGGGAGCAGCAAAAATCTTCAATGAAAACGGCTTTGATTGTTGTGCTGTAAATCACAGAGATTGTTCCGGAGAAAGCAATAGAGTACATTATTCTTATCATTCTGGAAGAACCGATGATGTGCAAGAAGTGATAGAAAAGGTGCTTTCTAAAAACTATGAAAAAATCATTCTAAAAGGGTTTAGTCTTGGTGGAAATTTGTGTTTGAAATACGCTGGTGAAAGCAGAGACATTTCTGATAAAATAAAAGCAGTTATTGCCATTTCTACACCAATAGATTTAAAAGGTTCTATGCACAAATTAACCTCTAAAAGAAATCGTTTGTATGCCGACAATTTCCTGAAAACCTTAAAAAAGAAAACGCTACTCAAGTGCAAAAGATTTCCAGAATTTTTATCTGAATCAGAAATCAAAAACATCAAAGATTTAAAGGAATTTGATGATGTTTATACTTCAAAAGTTAACGGATTCACAGACGCTTTTGATTATTATGAAAAATGCAGTTCTAAACAGTTTTTAAAGAATATTAAAATTCCGACACTTCTTATCAATGCTAAAAACGACAGTTTTCTTTCTGAAAGTTGCTTTCCTAAAGAAGAAGCATTAGCCAATTCTTTTTTGCATTTAGAGATTCCTGACTTTGGTGGACATGTAGGATTTATAGGAGAAAAGAATGCTTTTTACACTGAAAAAAGAGCATTAGAATTTGCACAGCAATATTTATAAACAAAAAAATTGTGCAGAACATGTGAATATTAACATTCCGTTAATATACTGATTTATAATAATTTGTAATTTTAATTCAGGAAAATAAAAGTTATGCATTTTTCTGTATCCAATTCACTAGAAATCATCATTAAATTTGAGATAAAAATTTAAGGGAAGCATCGTCGGCTTCCCTTTTCTTTTGGCTTTTAACTAAAAAAATGAGATGTCTTTATCTACTGAACCTGCTTCTAAAGAGTGGGTTCTTTTATTTTTGTCTTCTTTAAATTTCGGCTAAAGCCCTATAAATTTATAATTAAAAAAAGCGAACTAAAGTCCGCTCCTATTGATAAAAATCAATGTTTTT contains the following coding sequences:
- a CDS encoding YheT family hydrolase; translated protein: MLGAAKIFNENGFDCCAVNHRDCSGESNRVHYSYHSGRTDDVQEVIEKVLSKNYEKIILKGFSLGGNLCLKYAGESRDISDKIKAVIAISTPIDLKGSMHKLTSKRNRLYADNFLKTLKKKTLLKCKRFPEFLSESEIKNIKDLKEFDDVYTSKVNGFTDAFDYYEKCSSKQFLKNIKIPTLLINAKNDSFLSESCFPKEEALANSFLHLEIPDFGGHVGFIGEKNAFYTEKRALEFAQQYL